A portion of the Marinobacter alexandrii genome contains these proteins:
- a CDS encoding glycosyltransferase — protein MKNGKKKILSLIPNLGMGGAQRVFSNVNQVLSEEYEVVSCAFSGVTGQNEFDSSKTYFLDVDSGRTFLHKSINFVKRVRKLRKLKKRLGVTICISHMEGANFINVLSGTCKTILLIHGSKLHDEEANSHFAFFTNFLIKRLYNKADQIVTVSRGIQEELISHYSIKKSKCIVLNNFFDFTEIEKLSDEKIHEKYEPIFDGEKQVIIHSGRFHDQKNHTALINIFSRLRKLNSSTILILLGDGGLKDKIITLTKSMGLRVYVENDPVMSSFDADVFFLGIKKNPFKYIKRSNVFVFPSKWEGFPMALCEAIICRTLVISSDCHTGPREIIHYDNVDDGKSPLGKLMSVPLAGEEYTEWANTINEISNISLSGSDYLEAFEHLEEKISKEYVSKKWINLIASF, from the coding sequence ATGAAAAATGGAAAGAAAAAAATTTTAAGCTTAATCCCTAATTTGGGTATGGGGGGAGCCCAAAGAGTCTTTTCTAATGTTAACCAAGTGCTATCTGAGGAATATGAAGTCGTATCTTGCGCTTTTTCGGGAGTAACAGGGCAAAATGAGTTTGATTCTTCAAAAACGTATTTTTTAGATGTTGATTCGGGAAGGACATTTCTTCATAAATCAATAAATTTTGTAAAGCGGGTTAGAAAACTTAGAAAGCTAAAAAAAAGGTTAGGAGTGACTATTTGTATTAGCCATATGGAAGGTGCAAATTTCATTAATGTTCTTTCAGGAACATGTAAAACGATATTATTGATTCACGGTTCTAAACTTCATGATGAGGAAGCCAATTCTCATTTTGCTTTTTTCACCAATTTTTTAATCAAGAGGCTCTATAATAAAGCAGATCAAATTGTAACTGTAAGTAGGGGAATACAAGAAGAGTTAATCAGCCATTATTCTATTAAAAAAAGTAAGTGCATAGTCCTGAATAATTTTTTCGATTTCACTGAAATTGAGAAACTTTCGGATGAAAAAATTCATGAAAAATATGAGCCAATATTTGATGGTGAGAAACAAGTGATAATTCATTCAGGAAGATTTCACGATCAAAAAAATCACACTGCATTAATAAATATTTTTTCTCGACTGAGAAAGCTCAATAGCAGCACTATATTAATATTACTTGGTGATGGCGGATTAAAAGACAAAATTATAACCTTAACTAAATCAATGGGATTAAGGGTATATGTAGAGAATGATCCTGTCATGTCTAGTTTTGATGCAGATGTCTTTTTTCTTGGAATAAAGAAAAATCCATTTAAATACATAAAAAGATCTAATGTTTTTGTGTTCCCGTCTAAATGGGAGGGATTCCCTATGGCATTATGTGAAGCAATTATTTGCAGGACATTGGTAATATCGTCAGACTGTCATACAGGGCCGAGAGAGATAATCCATTACGACAATGTGGATGACGGCAAGTCACCATTAGGGAAATTGATGTCGGTTCCTCTAGCGGGTGAAGAGTATACGGAATGGGCGAACACAATTAATGAAATTTCTAATATTTCCTTATCAGGATCGGATTACCTCGAAGCTTTTGAGCATTTAGAAGAAAAGATCTCAAAAGAATACGTAAGTAAGAAATGGATAAACTTAATTGCTTCTTTTTAA
- a CDS encoding sulfotransferase, translated as MTKKIAFILGTGRSGTHLLGRIFGSHPSFKEYIEHPPFFDLVTEIATNPSSKKKLFPKLIKRYKKEFSILEEQLILEKSHPNLWLVEDLMPVFPNAKFYGIVRDLRSTVASMLNHEGVMLWYDKIELNAPSKFLGITDQNKHVFSDYPIEIKCAYRWYSHKEELDRLCEKFPNKVIEVNYEELIKDSDTLLQSIADSFNIPNLFSPEEFNPDSNSKWKETISVKQLENLEKFEKVISQTNKVF; from the coding sequence ATGACGAAAAAAATTGCTTTTATCTTAGGAACAGGGAGGTCTGGCACCCATTTATTAGGTAGAATATTTGGATCTCACCCTTCCTTTAAAGAATACATAGAACATCCTCCTTTCTTTGACTTAGTCACAGAAATCGCAACTAATCCGTCTTCTAAAAAGAAGCTTTTCCCTAAGTTAATTAAGCGATATAAGAAAGAATTTTCCATTTTAGAAGAGCAATTAATACTTGAGAAAAGCCATCCAAATTTATGGCTGGTTGAAGATTTGATGCCTGTGTTTCCGAATGCGAAGTTCTACGGTATTGTGAGAGATTTGCGTTCTACGGTTGCCAGTATGCTGAATCATGAGGGTGTTATGTTATGGTATGATAAGATAGAATTGAATGCTCCAAGTAAATTTCTTGGTATTACAGATCAAAACAAGCACGTATTCTCCGATTATCCAATCGAAATTAAATGCGCCTACCGATGGTATAGTCACAAAGAAGAACTTGACCGATTGTGCGAAAAATTCCCCAATAAGGTTATTGAAGTGAATTACGAAGAATTAATTAAAGATAGTGATACGCTACTTCAGAGCATAGCTGATTCGTTTAACATACCAAATTTATTTAGCCCCGAGGAATTCAATCCTGACAGCAATTCGAAATGGAAAGAGACTATTTCTGTAAAACAGTTGGAAAACCTTGAGAAATTTGAGAAAGTAATATCTCAAACGAACAAGGTTTTTTAG
- a CDS encoding glycosyltransferase family 2 protein yields the protein MKPFFSVIITSYNREATIERSVASVLNQSFKDFELLLIDDGSTDSTSSLVKRFSSKKIKYFYKDNEERNIARNFGIDKSSGEFIIFLDSDDEFLPNHLSNYKNTIESYNEGIFVSHHQLNSYGQISEKKIDELNPKKLIFSNPIVVGGICIERTLFNKDLRFLNSKDSVVGEDQYLWMRLFSRYSFRICNFSTVVIHEDQSRSLRNIDVEKLVRGQSEIIDSLSRDAHFLDAFGRHFKAFKSNSTYFIGLNYVGINGVKATSYLLKGFKMCPNSIFKKVFWAIVKNIVLKRKYYA from the coding sequence ATGAAGCCATTTTTCAGTGTAATAATAACTTCTTATAATCGAGAAGCGACAATAGAGAGATCAGTTGCTTCCGTTCTTAATCAATCTTTCAAAGATTTTGAGTTATTATTAATCGATGATGGCTCTACCGATTCAACATCGTCTCTAGTGAAAAGATTTTCGAGTAAAAAAATCAAATATTTTTATAAGGATAATGAGGAGAGAAATATTGCTCGAAATTTTGGAATTGATAAGTCTTCCGGGGAATTTATAATTTTCTTAGATTCAGATGACGAATTTTTACCAAATCATTTGAGTAATTATAAAAATACAATTGAGTCGTACAATGAAGGGATATTTGTCAGCCACCATCAATTAAATTCATATGGTCAGATTTCGGAGAAAAAAATTGATGAACTCAATCCAAAGAAGCTCATCTTTTCCAATCCGATAGTAGTGGGAGGTATTTGTATAGAGAGGACACTTTTCAACAAAGACCTAAGGTTTTTAAATAGTAAAGATTCAGTAGTTGGAGAAGATCAATACTTGTGGATGCGTTTGTTTTCGAGATATAGCTTTCGAATTTGCAACTTTTCAACGGTAGTTATTCATGAAGATCAAAGTAGAAGTTTGAGAAATATTGATGTAGAAAAATTAGTAAGGGGGCAGAGTGAGATCATTGATAGTTTATCCAGAGATGCTCATTTTTTAGATGCCTTTGGAAGGCATTTCAAGGCCTTTAAATCGAATTCAACTTACTTTATTGGATTAAACTATGTGGGAATAAATGGAGTAAAAGCGACAAGTTATTTGTTGAAGGGGTTCAAAATGTGTCCCAACTCAATTTTTAAAAAAGTATTTTGGGCAATTGTGAAAAACATTGTTTTAAAGCGAAAATATTATGCTTGA
- a CDS encoding glycosyltransferase codes for MLGVLVQFFSPVKLIYHIRLLRTSYVGSLYNVWAYLIARYSDRIIFVSKAVRIDFGKTDKGVVIYDAMNFEKNFCPERPNDRKKIKFIYPSNFILGKGQQYALESFSLVCNEFPNIELTFIGGTMNKNSNIKFKSKLVVEAKKRNIFHKINFLDFTNNILEEICKHDVVLMFSESESYSMVCLEAAALKKPIIATKCGGPSEIIVNNYSGFLVDNKNIDEMCKAMKTLINDYSLCKEMGNEAYKYCREKFSISEGRKRILEVYESV; via the coding sequence ATGTTGGGTGTTCTAGTTCAATTTTTTTCTCCTGTTAAATTAATTTATCACATAAGATTGCTTAGGACTAGTTATGTGGGCTCTCTTTATAATGTGTGGGCATATCTAATAGCAAGATATTCGGATAGAATTATTTTTGTTTCAAAGGCAGTTCGGATAGATTTTGGAAAAACTGACAAAGGAGTTGTCATCTATGATGCAATGAACTTTGAGAAGAATTTTTGTCCTGAAAGACCTAACGATAGAAAAAAAATAAAATTCATCTATCCTTCTAATTTTATTCTAGGTAAAGGGCAACAGTATGCACTGGAATCATTTAGTTTGGTTTGTAATGAATTTCCAAATATTGAGTTAACTTTTATTGGGGGTACAATGAATAAAAATTCCAATATCAAGTTCAAATCAAAACTAGTAGTAGAAGCTAAGAAGAGAAACATATTTCATAAAATCAACTTTCTTGATTTTACTAATAATATTTTGGAAGAAATATGTAAGCACGATGTTGTATTAATGTTTTCTGAGTCTGAGTCATACTCAATGGTATGCTTAGAGGCAGCCGCCCTAAAAAAGCCAATTATAGCAACTAAATGCGGTGGTCCATCAGAAATCATAGTCAATAACTACTCTGGATTTTTGGTTGATAATAAGAATATCGATGAAATGTGCAAGGCAATGAAAACTCTCATCAATGATTATTCTTTATGTAAGGAGATGGGCAATGAAGCATATAAGTATTGCCGGGAAAAATTTTCAATATCCGAAGGTAGGAAAAGGATTTTAGAAGTCTATGAGAGTGTTTAG
- a CDS encoding oligosaccharide flippase family protein: MRAVLPSGLSKNILTLSSGNALIYVLSLFVTPIMTRIYPAEAYGGFAYLNSLVMILSAISTLKMEGAILIAKENEVKTIAKIILICSLLVSSFSIFWGYSFGIGENYEVLLIPILVFLFSIQKITNATAIRYKHFSTVSKSRIIGTIGGKMTALLAPLFFHPFAFWLLISEGVIKTVEIVLCKKKLGAFPASNVGSKKTLIKYRKYPLYSLPSNLMALLVIQVPIYSIGYFFNNKDLGHYSLASTILSLPSMIVIQAVAPIFVSSVSEELRENGKWDVTALVKNLLYLVIFMMIPLITLQFFGNEIFSFAFGIGWAYSGTYASILSISFFFIFLTSSVVPLLQVKERQESILVITILQVVFSVIPVFFLWILDLSLDNYLLYHSISISIISTGILIYLDRSLPLHLSRNIYLLIVIFVIFYIISFI; the protein is encoded by the coding sequence GTGAGAGCGGTTCTTCCATCAGGACTCTCGAAAAACATACTTACTCTATCGTCAGGTAATGCCCTTATTTATGTTTTAAGCTTGTTCGTTACGCCAATAATGACGAGGATTTATCCAGCAGAAGCATATGGTGGTTTTGCTTATTTGAACTCTTTGGTGATGATTCTTTCTGCCATTTCAACTTTAAAAATGGAAGGAGCAATATTGATTGCGAAAGAAAATGAGGTTAAAACAATAGCTAAGATAATCCTTATATGCTCGCTTCTTGTGAGTTCTTTTAGCATTTTTTGGGGTTATTCGTTCGGTATTGGTGAAAATTATGAGGTATTATTGATTCCGATTTTAGTATTTCTCTTTTCTATACAAAAAATCACTAATGCTACAGCCATCAGATATAAGCACTTCTCTACCGTATCAAAATCAAGGATTATTGGAACTATTGGAGGAAAGATGACAGCTCTTTTAGCTCCATTGTTTTTTCATCCATTTGCTTTCTGGCTTCTTATCTCTGAAGGAGTTATTAAAACAGTTGAAATTGTTTTATGCAAAAAAAAACTAGGAGCTTTTCCGGCAAGTAATGTAGGTAGTAAGAAAACATTAATAAAATATAGAAAGTATCCACTATATTCATTGCCATCAAATCTAATGGCCCTTTTAGTTATTCAGGTTCCTATTTATAGCATTGGATACTTCTTCAATAATAAAGATTTAGGCCATTATTCATTGGCAAGTACGATCCTTTCGCTTCCTTCTATGATTGTCATACAAGCAGTAGCACCCATCTTTGTTTCATCAGTTTCAGAAGAGCTAAGAGAAAATGGAAAATGGGATGTAACAGCTTTAGTTAAAAATTTGTTGTATCTCGTCATTTTTATGATGATACCTTTGATAACACTCCAATTCTTCGGTAACGAAATCTTTTCTTTTGCCTTTGGAATAGGTTGGGCATATTCAGGAACATATGCATCAATTTTATCAATTAGTTTCTTTTTTATTTTTTTAACATCATCTGTTGTCCCTCTCCTACAAGTAAAAGAACGCCAGGAATCTATATTAGTAATTACTATACTGCAAGTTGTTTTTAGTGTAATACCGGTTTTCTTTTTATGGATTTTGGATTTAAGTTTAGATAACTATCTCTTATATCATTCTATCTCAATTTCTATAATTTCAACGGGCATACTTATTTACCTTGATAGATCTTTACCTCTACATTTATCAAGAAATATCTATTTGTTGATAGTCATATTTGTGATTTTTTATATAATCTCTTTTATATGA
- a CDS encoding polysaccharide pyruvyl transferase family protein → MKILLKGYYGFGNLGDDLLMKVVFDWLKRVFPSGTIDIFSNNKNSNKNISAEYIGSFLKENVEIVDWSHRCTYDLIIDGGGGVFFSDQNSGKFWLIMNKIFKYLGAEKCKKIDNFLRFVFNKPLNIKTQYRLGIGLGVEDFNPQSKYYFSYLVTLASFSKIYLRDNESLSRIRNLLNAEKIGGSYSDLVFRKDFDQSRPENKLIGIVLMDHHLFKDDFYSYYSKLSEKLNKKGFKVKYFSFDRNHDKSYIEKVPNVICWNPSSSLDLFLKEFSKCQLVVSYRAHGLILSSKLNIPSIAICFRPKLKQIAKLLEGACIPMDWPSSINDEVSMIDQITSGKVQLDMENACIKNEKLVVQMLGRVEGELNATFSTVR, encoded by the coding sequence ATGAAAATTCTACTAAAAGGCTATTACGGTTTTGGTAATCTTGGAGATGATCTTTTAATGAAAGTTGTATTTGACTGGCTTAAAAGAGTATTTCCATCTGGAACAATTGATATTTTCTCAAACAACAAAAATTCAAACAAAAATATTTCTGCTGAGTATATAGGGAGTTTTTTAAAAGAGAATGTAGAAATTGTTGATTGGTCGCATCGTTGTACTTATGATTTAATAATTGATGGTGGCGGTGGTGTTTTTTTTTCAGACCAGAATTCTGGTAAATTCTGGCTTATAATGAATAAAATTTTCAAATACTTAGGAGCTGAAAAATGTAAAAAAATTGATAATTTTTTAAGATTTGTTTTTAACAAACCTCTTAACATAAAGACGCAGTATCGTTTAGGTATCGGTCTTGGGGTTGAAGATTTTAATCCACAATCAAAATATTACTTTTCTTATCTTGTCACCCTTGCATCATTCTCAAAGATTTACCTAAGAGATAATGAGAGCCTCTCTAGAATTCGAAATCTTTTAAATGCAGAAAAAATTGGAGGATCTTATTCCGATCTAGTTTTTCGAAAAGATTTTGATCAATCCAGACCAGAGAATAAACTCATTGGAATTGTCTTGATGGATCATCATTTATTTAAGGATGATTTTTATTCATATTATTCGAAACTTAGTGAGAAATTAAATAAAAAAGGATTTAAGGTTAAATATTTCTCATTTGACAGAAATCATGATAAATCTTATATAGAAAAAGTTCCAAATGTAATTTGTTGGAATCCATCAAGTAGTCTAGACCTCTTCTTAAAAGAGTTTTCAAAGTGCCAATTGGTCGTAAGTTATCGTGCTCACGGATTGATTTTGAGTTCAAAATTAAATATTCCAAGTATTGCTATCTGTTTTAGACCAAAATTGAAGCAGATAGCAAAATTGCTTGAAGGTGCTTGTATTCCAATGGATTGGCCGTCTTCTATTAATGATGAAGTGTCTATGATAGATCAGATAACATCCGGAAAAGTTCAGTTAGATATGGAAAATGCCTGTATTAAGAATGAAAAACTAGTGGTTCAAATGTTAGGAAGAGTTGAAGGAGAATTAAATGCTACTTTTTCTACGGTTAGATGA